The Deltaproteobacteria bacterium sequence CCGAACTTTACGTGAGGCGCTGGCTTCAGACCGGATCACTGAGTTGACCGGCATCCTAAACGGCACCACGAACTATATTGTCGAGGCGATGGCCAGCGGCCAATCGTATGAATCAGCTTTGGCTGTTGCCCAAGATCTTGGCTACGCAGAAGCTGACCCAACCTTGGATGTTAACGGTGCGGATGCGGCTGACAAATTAGCAATTCTAATTGGGCTAGCATTTGGTGCCTCGGTAACCCGTGCCAAGCTCGGTTGTATTGGAATTACTGAACTTACAAGCGAGATGATGATGGACGCCGCGGAACTCGGCTATGCCATCAAGCTACTTGCGAGAGCTCGCAGGGTGGTTGAGGGCGATGTGGAAACCGTACAAGCCGGCGTTTTCCCTTACTTGGTACCTCTGGGCCATGCTCTGAGTGCGGTTCCGGATGCACAAAATGCCATTTACGTTCAAAGCGACTCGCTTGGGACGACTCTGTACCAAGGGCCTGGTGCAGGCGGGTTACCGACGGGCAGTGCGGTTGTGGCTGACCTTATTGAAGCTGCTAGAAACGTCGCAGCGAATACCCGTGGACGCTCTTCGGCGGTACAGCCGAACCGTTCGGGGCCAAAGCTCGCGAAGGCTGGGGATTCAGTATGCCCATGGTATTTGCGTCTAACTGTTGCTGAGAAGCCCGGTGTCCTGGCGGCGATTACGAAGTTGCTGGCAGATGAATCTATTAGCTTGGCGACGGTTTCACAGATGCAGCCTTCGGGTGATGGTCATGAAGTAGCAATCGTCTTAACGACTCATCCTACCTCTGCTGGCGCCATGGAGCGTGCACTGAAAAAGATGCACCGTTTGAAGGTTGTGCGCGGCGAAGCACAGGTCTTAAGAGTTTACGCGGAATAAAGAGGCTCCCTTAGGGGTTTTAGGGGTATCGTGGCAAAAGTAGAACAAACCGTAACAATGAATGCGCCTGCCGAGAGAATCATGGAAGTGATCTCTGGCTACGAGCACTACCCTGATTTTTTGCCCGAAATCCGCCGTGTGGATGTTCGGTCCCGTGAAGAGGACACCTGCGTTGTTCTTTTTGAAGTTCAGTTGATTATGCGAGTGGCTTACACCTTGCGTCTGGTTAAAAAAAGCCAAACACATTTAGAGTGGGATCTTGTAGATTCTAAGCTCATGACTGTGAACGCTGGCCACTGGAAGCTTGAGCCAGCAGAGGATGGGACGACACTCGTCACATACGGCCTTGAGCTAGAGCTGGCGGGTAAGCTACCTGCTTCGGTGAACCGCCGCATGGCCGCAGAGGCACTCCCTGAAACCTTGGCTCGCTTCAAGTCTCGGGTCGAAAGCGCCTGATATTGGATGCTTGGCGCGTTAAGCACCTACATTTCCTACCTTTTGCTACAGATCGAAACGAATATTTGATGGGTTCAGTTCTGAAGGAATACTTGCGTCCACCCCCTTTGCTACTTACCATAAGGGTGTAAGGGTAAAGTATTGGGAAGTTCAGTCGATGACTCAAATGGGTGAATGACGGGGCGGAATGATACGTCCAATGGTTGGTGCCTGTAAATTTAATGTTCCTGCGAGGAGGCTTGTTATGCTCGATGGATTTATCATCGAAGAGCTCAGAAGACGCGAGCGGGAAAAAATGCGTAAAGATGACGCCCGGCGTCCACGCCTTGAGCTTCCGCTAGACCGTGAATACGTACCTCGTCCCGAGGATACAGATGACGAAGACAAAGACTTGCCTTCGAGTTCGGTTGTTGTGATTGAGATGTAGCCGCGTTGCGCGTGTTACTTAGTTCGTTATTTTCACTAAAGATTCGAGAATCTCCAAAGGCTTACCAGCCTCAATGGATTCTTTCGCCTGCTTAACTCCAGAGCTTAAGTCTGTGGCAATCCCGGCGACCAGCAATGCGGCTCCCGCATTAAGAGCAATGGCGTCATTAAGTGGTCCTTTGTCCTGACCTGAGAGGATGAGCCGCATTTGCTTCGCGTTTTCGCTTGGCGTTCCACCTTTCATCGCACCTTCGGGATGAAGCTTGAGGCCCACCTTTTCCGGATGAATGATGTGCTCAACGACTTCGGTGCCGTTCCATTCTGATACGTAGCTTTCGCCGCAAATGGTCAATTCATCGACGCCGTCGCTGCCGTGGACTACCCATGCTTTTTCACTTCCGAGGTTGCCAAGCACTTGGGCGATAGGCGTTGTGAGCGAACGATCGAAGATGCCCATGAGTTGGCGAGGTGCTCCAGCAGGATTGGTAAGCGGGCCGAGCACATTAAAGATAGTACGGAGACCAAGTTCTCGGCGAACGGTGCCTGCGTGCTTCATGGCTGGATGGTAGTTGGGGGCAAATAGAAACCCGACGCCAACATCTTCAATCGCGGACTTCATCGTTTCAAGTGGCGCCGCAATATTAACGCCCAGCTCGCTCAGAACATCTGCGCTGCCTGATTTGGAACTGATTGCTTTGTTGCCGTGCTTGGCAACCGCTGCGCCAGCGGAGGCTGCAACAAACGCGACGGCGGTCGAGATATTGAATGATCCAGTGCCGCTGCCACCCGTTCCACAGGTGTCTATAAGGGGGAGCCGCTTGATGCTAAGTTGATTCATGCGTGCCCGCATAGCTTGAGCAGCGCCGGTGATTTCAGCCGTTTTTTCTCCCTTGGCTCTTAGCGCCACGAGAAAGGCGGCAACCTGAATAGGCGAACCTTCACCGTCCATAACTGACCCAACGGCTTGAGCCATTTCGGCCTGGGTGAGGTCTTGTCCGGCCAATGCTTTTTCAATCAAGGGTTTCAACATGTTGCGAATGCCTCCAGTAATTTACGGCCGTTTTCGGTGAGAATTGATTCTGGGTGAAACTGGACGCCTTCGGCTCCCGTGGGCTTGTGCCGGATACCCATGATTTCATTCTCTTCAGTCCATGCGGTGATTTCAAAATCTTCCGATAGGCTAGAGCGCTCTACCACCAAGGAGTGGTACCGGGTGGCATCAAAGGGGCTCGGCATTGCGTGGAAGACGCCGGACTGATTGTGATGAATGGGCGAGGTCTTGCCATGCATGAGCCTGTCGGCACGTACGATTTTACCGCCATAGGCTTGGGCTAAGCTCTGATGACCCAGGCAAACTCCGAGCACAGGAATTTTGCC is a genomic window containing:
- a CDS encoding homoserine dehydrogenase, producing MKSQNANGSKVVRVGLLGLGNVGAGVAEILATHGAMIEARAGVPIRIVKALVRNKRRKRLGAAGNVALTTKASDIVGAPDVDVVVELMGGIEPALSHVTDALAAGQTVVTANKAIVAAHGKKIFQAARKSKRDVHFEAAVAGGIPIIRTLREALASDRITELTGILNGTTNYIVEAMASGQSYESALAVAQDLGYAEADPTLDVNGADAADKLAILIGLAFGASVTRAKLGCIGITELTSEMMMDAAELGYAIKLLARARRVVEGDVETVQAGVFPYLVPLGHALSAVPDAQNAIYVQSDSLGTTLYQGPGAGGLPTGSAVVADLIEAARNVAANTRGRSSAVQPNRSGPKLAKAGDSVCPWYLRLTVAEKPGVLAAITKLLADESISLATVSQMQPSGDGHEVAIVLTTHPTSAGAMERALKKMHRLKVVRGEAQVLRVYAE
- the trpD gene encoding anthranilate phosphoribosyltransferase → MLKPLIEKALAGQDLTQAEMAQAVGSVMDGEGSPIQVAAFLVALRAKGEKTAEITGAAQAMRARMNQLSIKRLPLIDTCGTGGSGTGSFNISTAVAFVAASAGAAVAKHGNKAISSKSGSADVLSELGVNIAAPLETMKSAIEDVGVGFLFAPNYHPAMKHAGTVRRELGLRTIFNVLGPLTNPAGAPRQLMGIFDRSLTTPIAQVLGNLGSEKAWVVHGSDGVDELTICGESYVSEWNGTEVVEHIIHPEKVGLKLHPEGAMKGGTPSENAKQMRLILSGQDKGPLNDAIALNAGAALLVAGIATDLSSGVKQAKESIEAGKPLEILESLVKITN
- a CDS encoding aminodeoxychorismate/anthranilate synthase component II, with product DSFTYNIYQQLAEVGHEIEVYRNDALDLQGIIKLAPDRLIISPGPGNPDQAGVSVQAIQHFAGKIPVLGVCLGHQSLAQAYGGKIVRADRLMHGKTSPIHHNQSGVFHAMPSPFDATRYHSLVVERSSLSEDFEITAWTEENEIMGIRHKPTGAEGVQFHPESILTENGRKLLEAFATC